The following proteins come from a genomic window of Larimichthys crocea isolate SSNF chromosome XV, L_crocea_2.0, whole genome shotgun sequence:
- the nt5dc2 gene encoding 5'-nucleotidase domain-containing protein 2, translating to MCQAAEAAVLPGVCVCVCVQLVNKMSLKTVGTALSRTLWTRGSSTPPPHAPPAVLRANTVNRLSSTCRESAGGGNTTEQSCGSCSDRPGDDVQSSGEPPHRSQPGEKKRAKEPAGAPGVTGARRRLFTSTKAPVDQRSYLWSRYNDTKRLVHDLIPPGACNSLNSNTIYANNEVNLAEVDIYGFDYDYTLALYSDALNTMIYNTARTFLIEHFKYPEGISKYDYIPNFTARGLHYDIQKGLLMKIDAFHYIEPGTVYRGLSPVPDEEVIELYGGTFHVPLQQDSGFYGKGPKVKQFMDIFSIPEMTLLAAANDFFITNDIEYDPVHLFKDVSEAIGMVHLKGYMYKWVMEDLDKFILRGEETDAVLHRLVSQGKKLFLITNSPFSFVDKGMTHMVGKNWRDFFDVVIVQADKPHFFTDCIKPFRRLDGNGDLRWEKINSLDKGQIYKQGNLFDFLRLTGWRGSKVLYFGDHLYSDLADLMLRHGWRTAAIVPELEQETKVACTNRYALNLTWLQALTGLMERLQTHRDSESKLVFQEWQNEREELRVMTKNLFNPQFGSIFRTCHNPTYFSRRLCRFSDVYMASLSCLLNYDLNYTFYPRRTPLQHEAPLWMDQLCTGCMKTPYMEEMSHIR from the exons ATGTGCCAGGCTGCAGAGGCAGCAGTATtaccaggagtgtgtgtgtgtgtgtgtgtgcagctggtCAACAAAATGTCTCTGAAGACAGTGGGGACAGCTCTGAGTCGCACGCTGTGGACGAGAGGAAGcagcactcctcctcctcatgctcCTCCTGCTGTGCTGCGAGCAAACACGGTGAACAGACTTTCCAGCACATGCAGGGagtcagcaggaggaggaaacacaacAGAGCAAAGTTGCGGCTCATGCTCGGACAGGCCCGGCGACGACGTGCAGTCGTCCGGCGAGCCTCCTCACAGAAGTCAGCCTGGGGAGAAGAAGCGAGCCAAGGAGCCGGCGGGAGCTCCCGGTGTTACCGGTGCGAGGAGACGGTTGTTCACCTCCACCAAAGCGCCAGTGGACCAGAGGTCCTATCTGTGGTCCCGTTACAATGACACGAAACGGCTGGTTCACG ACCTGATTCCACCCGGTGCCTGTAACTCCCTCAACTCCAACACCATCTACGCTAACAATGAGGTCAACTTGGCCGAAGTGGACATCTACGGCTTTGACTACGACTACACGCTGGCTCTGTACTCGGATGCGCTCAACACGATGATCTACAACACAGCGAGGACCTTCCTGATCGAACACTTTAAG TACCCTGAAGGCATCAGCAAATATGATTATATTCCCAACTTTACTGCCCGGGGTCTTCACTATGACATCCAAAAG GGCCTTCTGATGAAGATAGATGCATTTCATTACATTGAACCTGGAACAGTGTATCG GGGACTGAGCCCAGTGCCAGACGAGGAGGTCATTGAGCTCTACGGGGGGACTTTTCATGTCCCCCTGCAGCAGGATAGTGGCTTCTATGGAAAG GGACCGAAAGTGAAGCAGTTCATGGACATCTTCTCCATCCCGGAGATGACTCTCTTGGCAGCTGCAAATGATTTTTTCATTACCAACGACATTGAATATGATCCAGTTCACCTGTTCAAGGACGTCTCG GAAGCAATTGGCATGGTTCACCTCAAAGGCTACATGTACAAATGGGTCATGGAAGATCTCG ATAAGTTCATTctcagaggagaagagacggATGCCGTTTTGCATCGGTTGGTCAGCCAAGGAAAGAAACTCTTCCTCATCACCAACAGCCCCTTCAGCTTTGT GGATAAAGGAATGACGCACATGGTTGGAAAAAACTGGAGAGACTTCTTCGATGTTGTCATCGTGCAAGCAGACAAACCACACTTCTTCACCGATTGTATCAA GCCTTTCAGACGGTTGGATGGTAATGGAGATCTTCGATGGGAAAAGATAAATAGTTTGGACAAAGGGCAGATCTACAAACAG gggAATTTGTTCGACTTCCTCAGACTGACAGGCTGGCGAGGTTCGAAGGTGCTTTACTTTGGAGATCATCTTTACAGTGACTTGGCT GACCTGATGTTGAGACACGGATGGCGTACAGCAGCCATAGTACCTGAGCTGGAGCAGGAAACCAAAGTGGCATGCACGAACCGGTATGCTCTGAACCTCACCTGGCTACAAGCTTTGACCGGCCTGATGGAGCGACTGCAG ACACACCGGGATTCAGAGTCCAAACTGGTTTTTCAGGAATGGCAGAACGAGAGAGAAGAACTCAG GGTGATGACGAAGAACTTGTTCAACCCTCAGTTCGGCAGCATCTTCCGAACCTGCCACAACCCGACCTACTTCTCCAGACGTCTGTGTCGTTTCTCAGACGTCTACATGGCCTCCCTCAGCTGTCTTTTGAATTATGACCTCAACTACACGTTTTACCCACGCCGCACACCTCTGCAGCACGAGGCACCTCTGTGGATGGACCAGCTTTGCACGGGCTGCATGAAGACGCCCTACATGGAGGAGATGTCTCACATAAGATGA